CCCACTCTTGGTGTGCAGGTGATCGAGCACGGTCATCACCGTGGTGCAATCCAGCTGTCGCTGCCCGGGGGCCGGCCCAGCACGTCTCGCACGCGCAGCGGTTCGTCGGCCGCCCACAGCACGTCCATCACCTTCAGCTCCAGCTCACCCAATCCGAGCACGTCGGCAAGTCTAGCTGGCCTGTCCCGGAAGGCCGGGGACCGTAACCGTGGCCGGGTCGGGTTGTGGTGTGGGGAGGGCCGAGGAGGGGTAATCGACAAGCGAGCTCCCACGTCGGTGGTGAAGCCACATTCATGTCCTGTTTCCTCGGACTGCATTCCCCTCTTTGAGTGGGGAAGCTGGAGTTGTACTCGGACGACGCCATGTGAGGAGCGGAGTCGCCGTGGAGCCGAAAGATCTGTACGAGCAGCGAGACCAGGTTCAGTTGATCGATGTTCGGGAGTCGCACGAATGGCAGGCCGGGCGAATACCGGGGGCGCGGTGGA
The sequence above is a segment of the Actinopolyspora saharensis genome. Coding sequences within it:
- a CDS encoding BlaI/MecI/CopY family transcriptional regulator, whose translation is MLGLGELELKVMDVLWAADEPLRVRDVLGRPPGSDSWIAPR